A genomic segment from Glycine soja cultivar W05 chromosome 18, ASM419377v2, whole genome shotgun sequence encodes:
- the LOC114397267 gene encoding uncharacterized protein LOC114397267, whose protein sequence is MPKKKKKVKQVEPEPSVTVEGGEPARKKKKKTKSSKEQSDNQPVDVQPPSTDVDGTEAETTPSIAEMGNPVEQPDLPQEQPTVEVQQNVSVEEIPSHARTSSAPETDAVNVEEQGEGQGIGPSSPHGSSQKSSSEENFSDEEAIEEAAAGGSDIFPASSTSKLSASIGIAEDTFIQMQDEDPAAALRLLLNTSQTNTSSEKIPGASSSSDADITSSVRQDCLLLKLSMEYAREDVLKSIEENPSAAFGHLNFLKKLHNPLTSDEILGKVIQIEAIIDQFASTVQKKRENSARLDAQKQAHILLLEKARAAQHEVERLTKEAKEGSSEIKAYDDNISSWEATITNLLSQVDDLRQKIVTEQAKRKELQEKAADSIQKLVAEKGREGLKAFSTSQAVADEARVMESADQVLTKEMATLKKLYEDLVMH, encoded by the exons ATgcctaagaagaaaaagaaagtgaagcaGGTCGAGCCTGAACCTTCTGTGACTGTCGAGGGTGGCGAGCCAGccaggaagaaaaagaaaaaaactaagtcTTCAAAAGAACAAAGTGACAATCAACCTGTTGACGTCCAACCACCTTCGACTGATGTTGACGGCACTGAAGCAGAGACTACTCCCTCTATTGCTGAGATGGGCAACCCTGTCGAGCAACCGGACTTACCACAAGAACAACCTACCGTCGAG GTACAACAAAATGTTTCTGTAGAAGAAATACCCTCACATGCTCGAACATCTTCCGCTCCTGAGACGGATGCAGTGAATGTTGAGGAACAGGGTGAAGGTCAGGGCATTGGACCCAGCAGTCCTCATGGATCGAGTCAGAAAAGTTCATCCGAAGAAAACTTTTCCGATGAAGAGGCCATAGAAGAGGCTGCAGCTGGAGGTTCGGACATTTTCCCGGCGTCTTCGACATCTAAGCTTTCCGCTAGCATAGGGATCGCAGAGGATACATTCATTCAAATGCAAGACGAAGACCCTGCTGCAGCCCTTCGACTCCTGCTGAACACCAGTCAAACCAACACCTCAAGTGAAAAGATTCCTGGTGCTTCGTCCTCCTCTGATGCTGACATAACCTCTTCAGTACGCCAAGATTGCCTGCTCTTGAAGTTATCAATGGAATACGCACGGGAAGACGTACTTAAATCCATTGAAGAGAACCCCTCTGCTGCTTTTGGACACCTgaattttttgaagaaattgcacaACCCCCTTACCTCTGATGAGATTCTAGGCAAAGTTATCCAAATCGAGGCCATCATCGACCAGTTTGCAAGTACCGTGCAGAAAAAACGCGAAAATAGCGCCAGACTGGATGCCCAGAAACAGGCACATATCCTTCTGCTCGAGAAAGCCCGAGCTGCTCAACATGAAGTCGAACGTCTCACCAAAGAGGCGAAAGAAGGATCTTCTGAGATCAAAGCCTATGATGATAACATCTCCTCCTGGGAGGCAACTATTACAAATTTGCTGTCTCAGGTCGATGATCTAAGGCAGAAAATTGTAACAGAGCAGGCCAAACGCAAAGAACTCCAGGAGAAAGCCGCTGATTCGATTCAGAAGCTGGTTGCTGAAAAAGGGAGGGAAGGCCTGAAGGCCTTTAGCACATCTCAAGCTGTAGCAGATGAGGCGAGAGTTATGGAGAGTGCTGACCAGGTCTTAACTAAAGAGATGGCCACCTTGAAGAAACTATATGAGGACTTGGTCATGCATTAG
- the LOC114396009 gene encoding laccase-17-like, translated as MGPAPIQSFALPAMLLFSMIIIPQLALGGITRHYHFDIKYQNVSRLCHTKSVVTVNGQFPGPHIVAREGDRLLIKVTNHVQNNISIHWHGIRQLRSGWADGPAYVTQCPIQTGQSYVYNYTIFGQRGTLFWHAHISWLRSTLYGPIIILPKQGAPYPFTKPYKEVPIIFGEWWNTDPEAVITQALQTGGGPNVSDAYTINGLPGPLYNCSAKDTFKLKVKPGKTYLLRLINAALNDELFFSIANHTLTVVDVDAIYVKPFDTDTILIAPGQTSNGLLKTKSHYPNATFFMSARPYATGQGTFDNSTVAAILEYEVPPHFVHSTTSVKKLSLFKPILPALNDTSFATNFANKLHSLASAQFPANVPQKVDKHFFFTVGLGTTPCPQNQTCQGPTNATKFAASVNNVSFIQPTTALLQAHFFGQSNGVYSPYFPISPLVPFNYTGTPPNNTMVSNGTKVVVLPFNTSVELVMQDTSILGAESHPLHLHGFNFFVVGQGFGNFDPKKDPANFNLVDPVERNTVGVPSGGWVAIRFLADNPGVWFMHCHLEVHTSWGLKMAWIVLDGELPNQKLLPPPADLPKC; from the exons ATGGGTCCGGCTCCTATTCAATCATTTGCATTGCCAGCAATGCTTCTCTTCTCAATGATCATCATACCCCAGCTTGCACTAGGGGGCATTACCCGGCACTACCATTTTGAT ATAAAATACCAAAATGTATCACGACTATGCCACACAAAGAGCGTGGTCACAGTGAATGGCCAGTTTCCTGGGCCACACATTGTGGCTAGGGAGGGTGACCGTCTTCTTATCAAAGTGACTAACCATGTTCAGAACAACATCTCCATTCATTg GCATGGCATTCGACAGCTTCGATCAGGTTGGGCTGATGGACCTGCCTATGTGACTCAGTGCCCCATTCAAACAGGCCAAAGTTATGTCTACAATTACACCATTTTTGGCCAGAGAGGCACTCTCTTTTGGCATGCCCACATTTCATGGTTAAGATCAACTCTCTATGGTCCTATCATCATTCTTCCCAAGCAAGGAGCTCCATATCCCTTTACCAAACCTTACAAGGAAGTTCCCATCATCTTTG GAGAATGGTGGAATACAGATCCTGAGGCAGTCATAACACAGGCATTGCAAACAGGTGGAGGACCAAATGTGTCTGATGCCTACACTATTAATGGTCTTCCAGGGCCATTGTATAACTGTTCCGCTAAAG ATACATTCAAGTTAAAGGTCAAGCCAGGGAAGACATACCTTCTCCGTTTGATCAATGCTGCACTCAATGACGAACTCTTCTTCAGCATTGCAAATCACACCCTCACAGTGGTTGATGTAGATGCAATTTATGTTAAGCCATTTGACACTGACACTATTCTCATTGCCCCTGGACAAACCTCCAATGGTCTTCTCAAAACCAAATCTCACTATCCTAATGCCACATTCTTCATGAGTGCTAGACCATATGCGACTGGCCAGGGTACTTTTGACAACTCAACTGTGGCTGCTATCCTTGAATATGAAGTTCCACCACATTTTGTTCACTCAACAACTTCAGTCAAGAAGCTTTCACTCTTCAAGCCCATCCTCCCTGCCCTTAATGACACTTCTTTCGCAACAAACTTCGCCAACAAGCTTCATAGCTTAGCAAGTGCTCAGTTTCCTGCCAATGTACCCCAGAAAGTTGATAAGCACTTTTTCTTCACAGTGGGCCTTGGCACAACTCCCTGCCCTCAAAATCAAACTTGTCAAGGACCCACCAATGCAACAAAATTTGCAGCATCAGTGAACAATGTCTCTTTTATACAACCAACCACTGCACTTCTTCAAGCCCACTTCTTTGGTCAATCCAATGGAGTTTACTCCCCTTACTTTCCTATTAGTCCATTGGTTCCATTTAACTATACAGGCACTCCACCAAACAATACCATGGTGAGCAATGGGACAAAGGTTGTGGTTCTTCCCTTCAACACAAGTGTAGAACTAGTGATGCAGGACACCAGCATTCTTGGTGCTGAAAGTCACCCTCTCCATTTGCATGGCTTTAACTTCTTTGTTGTTGGTCAAGGTTTTGGTAACTTTGATCCAAAGAAGGACCCTGCAAACTTCAATCTTGTTGATCCTGTTGAAAGGAACACAGTTGGTGTCCCATCTGGTGGATGGGTTGCTATCAGATTCCTTGCTGATAATCCAG GGGTATGGTTCATGCATTGTCACCTTGAAGTGCACACCAGCTGGGGTCTGAAAATGGCGTGGATTGTGTTGGATGGAGAACTTCCAAATCAGAAGCTGCTTCCACCTCCAGCTGATCTTCCAAAGTGTTAA
- the LOC114397268 gene encoding uncharacterized protein LOC114397268, translated as MEGETSFSHITLLIFDRENYDLWEVKMQSYMESLDLWDAVEEDYEIYPLSKNPTMTQIKIHKERKMKKAKARSSLFTGVSQMLFIRIMTLKSPKAIWDYLKEEYAGDDRIRSMQVLNLRREFELQRMEESETIKEYSNKLLGIANKIKLLGSDFADSRIVEKILVTVPERYEAYIASLENTKDLSKITLAEVLHALQAQEQRRLMRQDRVVEGALPAKHHEVDESRKDFFKKNQPTSNENCTNNQNKGKDKKKNYPPCQHCGKKGHAPFRCWRRPDAKCNKCNKIGHEAVICPNKNHYDEGAQIANQEEEDQLFVATCFLNSESSERIDPIFWKMAWIVLDGELPNRKLLPPPADLPKC; from the exons ATGGAAGGTGAAACAAGTTTTTCccacataactcttctaatCTTTGATAGAGAGAATTATGATCTTTGGGAAGTGAAAATGCAATCCTACATGGAGTCTTTGGATTTGTGGGATGCTGTGGAAGaggattatgaaatatatcCGCTGTCTAAAAATCCCACCATGACCCAAATTAAAATtcacaaggaaagaaagatgaagaaggcaaaggcgAGATCAAGTTTGTTCACTGGTGTTTCACAAATGTTATTCATCAGAATCATGACTCTTAAATCACCCAAAGCAATTTGGGATTATCTAAAAGAGGAATACGCTGGAGATGATAGAATACGAAGCATGCAAGTGCTGAATTTAAGGAGGGAATTTGAGCTTCAAAGGATGGAAGAGTCAgagacaatcaaagaatactcaAACAAATTGTTGGGTATTGCCAACAAGATAAAGTTGTTGGGAAGTGATTTTGCTGATTCAAGAATTGTAGAGAAAATTTTGGTAACGGTGCCAGAGAGGTATGAAGCATATATAGCTTCATTGGAGAACACAAAGGATCTGTCGAAAATCACATTGGCAGAAGTGCTACATGCCCTGCAAGCTCAAGAGCAACGAAGGTTGATGAGGCAAGATCGTGTTGTCGAAGGTGCTTTGCCCGCCAAACATCATGAAGTTGATGAAAGCAGAAAggattttttcaagaagaatcaaCCAACAAGCAATGAAAATTgtacaaacaaccaaaacaaaggtaaggataaaaagaaaaattatccaccTTGTCAGCATTGTGGCAAAAAAGGTCATGCACCTTTCAGATGTTGGAGGAGACCAGATGCAAAATGTAACAAGTGCAACAAGATAGGACATGAAGCGGTGATCTGCCCCAACAAAAATCACTATGATGAGGGAGCTCAAATTGCTAATCAAGAAGAGGAGGACCAACTGTTTGTGGCCACATGCTTCTTGAATAGTGAAtcaagtgaaa GAATAGACCCCATATTCTGGAAAATGGCGTGGATTGTGTTGGATGGAGAACTTCCAAATCGGAAGCTGCTTCCACCACCAGCTGATCTTCCAAAGTGTTAA